A region of Pongo pygmaeus isolate AG05252 chromosome 15, NHGRI_mPonPyg2-v2.0_pri, whole genome shotgun sequence DNA encodes the following proteins:
- the LOC129012782 gene encoding tyrosine-protein phosphatase non-receptor type 2-like: protein MVWQQKTKAVVMLNRIVEKELVKCAQYWPTDDQEMLFKETGFSVKLLSEDVKSYYTVHLLQLENINSGETRTISHFHYTTWPDFGVPESPASFLNFLFKVRESGSLNPDHGPAVIHCSAGIGRSGTFSLVDTCLVLMEKGEDINIKQVLLNMRKYRMGLIQTPDQLRFSYMAIIEGAKCIKGDSSIQKRWKELSKEDLSPAFDHSPNKIMTEKYNGNRIGLEEEKLTGDRCTGLSSKMQDTVEENSESALRKRIREDRKATTAQKVQQMKQRLSENERKRKRPRLTDT, encoded by the coding sequence ATGGTTTGGCAGCAGAAGACCAAAGCAGTTGTCATGCTGAACCGCATTGTGGAGAAAGAATTGGTTAAATGTGCACAGTATTGGCCAACAGATGACCAAGAGATGCTGTTTAAAGAAACAGGATTCAGTGTGAAGCTCTTGTCAGAAGATGTGAAGTCGTATTATACAGTACATCTACTACAATTAGAAAATATCAATAGTGGTGAAACCAGAACAATATCTCACTTTCATTATACTACCTGGCCAGATTTTGGAGTCCCTGAATCACCAGCTTCATTTCTCAATTTCTTGTTTAAAGTGAGAGAATCTGGCTCCTTGAACCCTGACCATGGGCCTGCGGTGATCCACTGTAGTGCAGGCATTGGGCGCTCCGGCACCTTCTCTCTGGTAGACACTTGTCTTGTTTTGATGGAAAAAGGAGAAGATATTAACATTAAACAGGTGTTACTGAACATGAGAAAATACCGAATGGGTCTTATTCAGACCCCAGATCAACTGAGATTCTCATACATGGCTATAATAGAAGGAGCAAAATGTATAAAGGGAGATTCTAGTATACAGAAACGATGGAAAGAACTTTCTAAGGAAGACTTATCTCCTGCCTTTGATCATTCACCAAacaaaataatgactgaaaaataCAATGGGAACAGAATAGGTCTAGAAGAAGAAAAACTGACAGGTGACCGATGTACAGGACTTTCCTCTAAAATGCAAGATACAGTGGAGGAGAACAGTGAGAGTGCTCTACGGAAACGTATTAGAGAGGACAGAAAGGCCACCACAGCTCAGAAGGTGCAGCAGATGAAACAGAGGCTAAGTGAGAATGaacgaaaaagaaaaaggccaagaTTGACAGACACCTAA